In Salminus brasiliensis chromosome 24, fSalBra1.hap2, whole genome shotgun sequence, one genomic interval encodes:
- the LOC140546917 gene encoding G-protein coupled receptor 4, which translates to MESISNTSSFSGSGISEVGNACGIDFKQDSIFLPVLYGIFFIIGTPMNLLALFGLYRLLKSENVLPVFVINLLLADLIQLLTLPLWIDYYANEHNWRFGPRACQFMGLFFYISIYAGIFFMCIIALERHLAITRPLKFQNYRHLKFAWLIALGVWALIAVPPSVAFNKLFPKQNYTLCIEKYPSEGNFITYRLITLLLSFIVPLGFIAGLHQQTLRSLMAINSLLSEEKRRIRGLLTLLVAIFVTVLGPYHFIGCVKYLGLLIHSQVCEWEKALFVPYQLGRGLLSLNSLLDPVLYIFLRSDFQALAGRYMPCLRTARSQRPPGATSDLLERSKNSSQD; encoded by the coding sequence ATGGAGAGCATTTCAAACACCAGCTCATTCAGTGGGTCAGGCATATCAGAGGTGGGCAACGCATGTGGAATAGACTTCAAGCAAGACAGCATCTTCCTTCCTGTCTTGTACGGCATCTTCTTCATAATTGGCACACCAATGAACCTGTTGGCTCTGTTTGGGCTGTACCGGCTGCTCAAATCGGAGAACGTTCTACCGGTGTTTGTCATCAACCTGTTACTTGCCGATCTCATCCAGCTATTGACCCTGCCCTTGTGGATTGACTATTACGCCAATGAACACAACTGGCGCTTTGGACCCCGGGCGTGTCAGTTTATGGGGTTGTTCTTCTACATCAGCATCTATGCTGGGATCTTCTTCATGTGCATCATTGCGCTGGAGCGTCACCTGGCCATAACCAGGCCTCTAAAGTTCCAGAATTACCGGCACCTGAAGTTCGCCTGGCTGATAGCGCTTGGTGTTTGGGCTCTAATTGCCGTGCCACCATCGGTTGCCTTCAACAAACTCTTCCCCAAGCAGAATTACACCCTGTGTATTGAGAAGTATCCTTCAGAGGGCAATTTCATCACCTACAGGCTGATTACTTTACTCCTGTCCTTCATCGTACCCCTCGGTTTCATCGCCGGGCTCCACCAACAGACCCTCCGGTCGCTGATGGCAATCAACTCCCTTTTGTCCGAGGAGAAGAGGCGTATCAGAGGGTTGCTAACCCTCCTGGTGGCCATATTTGTCACGGTGCTGGGACCCTATCATTTTATCGGATGCGTGAAGTACCTTGGGCTGCTGATCCACAGCCAGGTGTGCGAGTGGGAGAAGGCCCTGTTTGTACCTTATCAGCTGGGAAGAGGTTTGTTAAGCCTCAACAGCCTGCTTGATCCCGTGCTCTATATTTTTCTGCGGAGCGATTTCCAGGCGCTAGCGGGGCGCTATATGCCctgtttgaggacagcgaggaGCCAGAGGCCTCCCGGTGCAACATCGGACCTGCTGGAGAGGTCTAAAAACTCCAGCCAGGACTGA